The following proteins are co-located in the Streptomyces sp. NBC_00435 genome:
- a CDS encoding MarR family winged helix-turn-helix transcriptional regulator, which translates to MTEPTPAAGAAKDPVDAITDQWFAVRPDLETTPMAVFGRIFRISKAMGDAMERAYSRYGIARGEFDVVATLRRSGTPYTLSPRELSATLMLTTGGMTGRLDKLEKAGLLCRKPDPHDRRGLQVTITDRGLALIDEAVEAGLAVQRDALTGLGEAEVATLTALLRKVLAGVP; encoded by the coding sequence ATGACCGAGCCCACGCCAGCAGCCGGTGCCGCCAAGGACCCCGTCGACGCCATCACCGACCAGTGGTTCGCGGTGCGCCCCGACCTGGAGACCACCCCCATGGCCGTCTTCGGGCGGATCTTCCGCATCTCCAAGGCCATGGGCGATGCGATGGAGCGGGCCTACTCACGCTACGGGATCGCCCGCGGGGAGTTCGACGTCGTCGCCACGCTGCGCCGCAGCGGAACCCCGTACACCCTCTCGCCCCGCGAGCTGTCGGCCACGCTGATGCTCACCACGGGCGGTATGACGGGACGGCTGGACAAGCTGGAGAAGGCCGGACTGCTCTGCCGCAAGCCCGATCCGCACGACCGGCGAGGGCTCCAGGTGACGATCACCGACCGCGGCCTCGCACTCATCGACGAGGCCGTCGAGGCGGGTCTGGCGGTCCAGCGCGACGCGCTCACCGGGCTCGGCGAGGCGGAGGTCGCGACCCTCACCGCCCTGCTGCGCAAGGTGCTGGCCGGGGTCCCGTAG
- a CDS encoding LysR family transcriptional regulator yields the protein MTEWDIKKLRILRTLAEQGTVTATAEALHMTPSAVSQQLTNLARLLGVPLLEAQGRRVRLTDAAHLVLRHAEAVFAQLERADAELAGYLAGEAGEVRIGAFSTAVPVLVVPAVAALRLSHPGVEVRVRETEAAESYELLSAGVVDLALSLAAHAPTARDPRFTRRTLLEDPLDVALPPDHPLAGAAELRLADLSEDPWIYGGSGPWSEITRSACEAAGFVPEQAHSASGWTAILAMVEAGMGVALVPRMVASRASGVAVRVLSHDRPTRHVVAALRRGSESAPAVAHVLAALRTAAGG from the coding sequence ATGACCGAGTGGGACATCAAGAAGCTGCGGATCCTGCGGACCCTCGCCGAACAGGGGACCGTGACCGCGACGGCCGAGGCGCTGCACATGACGCCCTCGGCCGTTTCGCAGCAGCTGACCAACCTGGCCAGGCTGCTGGGGGTCCCGCTGCTGGAGGCCCAGGGCCGCCGGGTCCGCCTCACCGACGCCGCGCACCTCGTACTGCGCCATGCCGAGGCGGTGTTCGCGCAGCTGGAGCGGGCCGACGCCGAACTGGCCGGATACCTCGCCGGGGAGGCCGGGGAGGTGCGGATCGGCGCCTTCTCCACCGCCGTGCCGGTGCTGGTGGTCCCGGCGGTCGCGGCCCTGCGGCTCTCGCACCCCGGCGTGGAGGTCCGCGTACGGGAGACGGAGGCGGCCGAGTCCTACGAGCTGCTGTCCGCCGGGGTCGTGGACCTGGCCCTCTCCCTCGCGGCGCACGCCCCGACCGCCCGGGACCCCCGCTTCACCCGCCGGACGCTGCTGGAGGACCCCCTCGACGTGGCCCTGCCCCCGGACCACCCGCTGGCCGGAGCCGCGGAGCTGAGGCTCGCGGACCTCTCGGAGGACCCCTGGATCTACGGCGGCAGCGGCCCCTGGTCGGAGATCACCCGCAGCGCCTGCGAGGCGGCGGGGTTCGTACCCGAACAGGCCCACTCGGCCTCGGGCTGGACCGCGATCCTGGCCATGGTCGAGGCGGGCATGGGCGTGGCCCTGGTACCGCGCATGGTGGCGAGCCGCGCCTCGGGGGTGGCCGTCCGCGTCCTGTCCCACGACCGCCCCACCCGGCACGTCGTCGCGGCCCTGCGCCGCGGCTCGGAATCGGCCCCGGCCGTGGCCCACGTACTGGCCGCGCTGCGGACGGCCGCCGGCGGGTGA
- a CDS encoding 4-alpha-glucanotransferase → MDDLARLAALYGVATTYQPAEDVTVRVPDATVAAVLRQLGADTATPETVRADLAAAEHEAAHRLLPRVLVWWAGARPPVELGSLPPGTRLRLEPEEGAPPGAGEGAGEAAPAVPWGGDAGTGRPPLGVHRVHAEAPDGRTATATLIVAPERAPAAPERTHGILVQLYSLLSERSWGMGDLGDLAELASWAGRVHGAGFVQVNPLHAAVPGTPTDPSPYRPSSRRFPDPVHLRIEDVPEYAACPDREALAALAARGGELRREVLEKGALIDRDAVWTLKRAALELLYAVPRTPERAAAYGEFRAGQGAELDRHAAWCAARAGEDPVAGADFHRWLVWLTDAQLTAAQRAAKEAGMAVGIVHDLAVGVHPEGSDASGAPHYARAVSVGAPPDAFNARGQDWGLPPWRPDRLAATGYEPFRALLRGVFRYAGALRIDHVMGLFRLWWIPEGTPPAEGAYVSYDGEAMLALLVLEAHRAGALVIGEDLGTVQPGVRQALARRGVLGTSVLWFERDWGGDGEPLEPERWRSDCLATATTHDLPPSAAKLAGSHVELRDRLGLLTRPLERERAEDAADTARWLDVLEDLGLDTKGEEAAVRSLYGFLLRTPARLVGVWLPDAVGDRRPQNLPGTWDQYPNWRLPLADAEGRPLTLAALAASPRANALLAAVRGRGEPRTAPPGARGV, encoded by the coding sequence ATGGACGACCTCGCCCGGCTCGCGGCCCTGTACGGAGTGGCCACCACCTACCAGCCCGCCGAGGACGTCACCGTCCGGGTCCCGGACGCCACCGTCGCCGCCGTGCTGCGGCAGCTGGGAGCGGACACCGCCACCCCGGAGACCGTACGGGCGGACCTCGCGGCGGCGGAGCACGAAGCGGCGCACCGGCTGCTGCCGCGCGTGCTGGTGTGGTGGGCCGGGGCGAGGCCGCCCGTGGAGCTGGGCTCGTTGCCGCCGGGGACGCGGCTCCGGCTGGAGCCGGAGGAGGGCGCACCGCCGGGGGCGGGGGAAGGGGCGGGGGAGGCCGCCCCGGCGGTGCCCTGGGGCGGCGACGCGGGGACGGGGCGCCCGCCGCTCGGCGTGCACCGGGTCCATGCCGAGGCCCCCGACGGCCGCACCGCCACCGCCACCCTGATCGTGGCCCCCGAGCGGGCCCCGGCGGCGCCGGAGCGCACCCACGGGATCCTCGTCCAGCTGTACTCGCTGCTCTCCGAGCGTTCCTGGGGCATGGGGGACCTGGGCGACCTGGCGGAGCTGGCGAGTTGGGCGGGCCGGGTCCACGGAGCCGGCTTCGTCCAGGTCAACCCGCTGCACGCGGCCGTGCCCGGGACCCCGACCGACCCCTCCCCGTACCGGCCGTCCTCGCGCCGGTTCCCCGACCCGGTGCACCTGCGGATCGAGGACGTCCCGGAGTACGCCGCCTGCCCGGACCGCGAAGCCCTCGCCGCGCTCGCCGCCCGGGGCGGGGAGCTGCGCCGCGAGGTCCTGGAGAAAGGGGCGCTGATCGACCGGGACGCCGTCTGGACCCTCAAGCGGGCCGCCCTGGAGCTGCTGTACGCCGTCCCGCGCACCCCCGAACGGGCAGCGGCCTACGGGGAGTTCCGCGCCGGGCAGGGTGCGGAGCTGGACCGTCACGCCGCGTGGTGCGCCGCGCGGGCCGGGGAGGACCCCGTCGCGGGGGCCGATTTCCACCGCTGGCTGGTCTGGCTGACGGATGCCCAGCTCACCGCCGCCCAGCGGGCCGCCAAGGAGGCCGGGATGGCGGTCGGCATCGTGCACGACCTGGCCGTCGGGGTGCATCCGGAGGGCTCGGACGCCTCCGGAGCCCCCCACTACGCCCGGGCCGTCTCCGTCGGCGCCCCGCCGGACGCCTTCAACGCGCGGGGCCAGGACTGGGGGCTGCCGCCGTGGCGGCCCGACCGGCTGGCCGCCACCGGGTACGAGCCGTTCCGGGCCCTGCTGCGGGGGGTGTTCCGGTACGCGGGGGCCCTGCGCATCGACCACGTCATGGGACTCTTCCGGCTCTGGTGGATCCCGGAAGGGACCCCGCCCGCCGAAGGCGCGTACGTCTCGTACGACGGGGAGGCGATGCTCGCCCTGCTGGTCCTGGAGGCCCACCGGGCCGGGGCCCTGGTCATCGGCGAGGACCTGGGCACCGTGCAGCCGGGGGTCCGTCAGGCGCTGGCCCGGCGCGGGGTGCTGGGCACCTCGGTGCTGTGGTTCGAGCGGGACTGGGGCGGGGACGGGGAGCCGCTGGAGCCGGAGCGCTGGCGGTCCGACTGCCTGGCCACGGCGACCACCCACGACCTGCCGCCCTCGGCCGCCAAACTGGCCGGCTCCCACGTGGAACTGCGCGACCGCCTCGGCCTGCTGACCCGCCCGTTGGAGCGGGAGCGCGCCGAGGACGCGGCGGACACCGCGCGCTGGCTGGACGTACTGGAGGACCTCGGGCTCGACACCAAGGGCGAGGAGGCCGCCGTACGGTCCCTGTACGGGTTCCTGCTGCGCACCCCGGCCCGGCTGGTCGGGGTCTGGCTGCCCGACGCGGTGGGGGACCGGCGGCCGCAGAACCTGCCCGGGACCTGGGACCAGTACCCCAATTGGCGGCTTCCGCTCGCCGACGCGGAGGGCCGGCCGCTGACGCTGGCGGCGCTGGCCGCCTCGCCGCGCGCGAACGCCCTGCTGGCGGCGGTGCGGGGGCGGGGGGAACCCCGTACGGCACCCCCGGGCGCGCGGGGAGTTTAG
- a CDS encoding EamA family transporter — translation MKRVTTIALTALAPISWGSTYAVASELLPPDRPLFTGVMRALPAGLLLTALSRTLPKGWWWGRAALLGGLNIGAFFPLLFLSAYRLPGGVAAVLGSAGPLFVVGLAALLLGERARLRTVLAAVVAAFGVSMVVLTAEAGLDPVGVVAGVVSSASMGAGTVMTKRWGRPEGVGPLAMTGWQLTAGGLIIIPVAALVEGAPPALDGKAFLGYGYMMLINTGIAYWLWFRGLGRLGPTSVTLLGPLSPLTAAVIGWAALGQSLSPVQVLGMAIAFGATVAGQLAVGPVRTKPEPFSSTEGTDRNVSMDLTGGSMRR, via the coding sequence ATGAAGCGCGTCACCACCATCGCCCTGACCGCCCTGGCTCCCATCTCCTGGGGCTCCACCTACGCCGTGGCCTCCGAGCTGCTGCCGCCCGACCGGCCCCTGTTCACCGGGGTGATGCGCGCACTGCCCGCCGGACTGCTGCTGACGGCCCTGTCCCGCACCCTGCCGAAGGGGTGGTGGTGGGGGAGGGCCGCCCTCCTGGGCGGACTCAACATCGGCGCCTTCTTCCCGCTGCTGTTCCTCTCCGCCTACCGCCTGCCCGGCGGGGTCGCGGCCGTACTGGGCTCCGCCGGACCGCTGTTCGTCGTGGGGCTGGCCGCGCTCCTCCTGGGCGAGCGGGCCCGGCTGCGGACCGTGCTCGCCGCCGTCGTGGCGGCCTTCGGCGTCAGCATGGTGGTGCTGACCGCGGAGGCCGGGCTCGATCCCGTCGGGGTGGTGGCCGGTGTCGTCTCCTCCGCCTCGATGGGCGCCGGCACCGTCATGACCAAGCGGTGGGGCCGCCCGGAGGGCGTCGGTCCACTGGCCATGACCGGCTGGCAGCTCACCGCGGGCGGCCTGATCATCATCCCGGTCGCCGCGCTGGTCGAGGGGGCGCCGCCGGCACTCGACGGCAAGGCCTTCCTCGGCTACGGCTACATGATGCTGATCAATACCGGCATCGCCTACTGGCTCTGGTTCCGCGGCCTCGGGCGGCTCGGCCCCACCTCGGTCACCCTCCTCGGTCCGCTCTCCCCGCTGACCGCCGCCGTCATCGGCTGGGCCGCCCTGGGGCAGTCGCTGTCGCCGGTCCAGGTGCTGGGCATGGCGATCGCCTTCGGCGCCACCGTCGCCGGGCAGCTCGCGGTGGGCCCGGTGCGGACGAAGCCCGAACCGTTCAGTTCTACTGAAGGAACCGATCGAAATGTTTCGATGGACCTGACGGGTGGGTCGATGCGACGGTAG
- a CDS encoding FG-GAP-like repeat-containing protein yields MRRRTALGGWVAGGLVLVAGLVVTVLTALSALLAPAPPTARAAPVQAAVEAATVRTLTYNVCGAAPCQSQKPLTEWADGLVRAIGSGAGRADVVALQEMCRGQYDELRRVLPGYAGVWTSTQKATGCAKWAGEGGDTSFGQALLIRGDQSSVTGMSAVVTPADPVRMTAARSVVCARAPVGGRTVLACGTHLVQDPVTQSGTPVLMRSIEDWADGLPVVLAGDFNAEPGSDLLKPVFDGAPGILSLADAGATGPEPTAWDKDKNKGNGEKGDWGPRIDLTFFSRQDFRDLNSTAEETGLTPKDHKLVRATAVFTERPHAEGDLTGDGTPDLLAVQDDGSLRLHPGLGNGRFAPYRTIATSGFEGADVSHRGDWNGDGREDVVARIGDELWIYPNRGDGRLGDRIPMGGRPDKWAGVTVLAAGDVNGDGQPDLVARGGGGLFLHPGATGTDPALPHKAEPLAGAEWRDYEILTPGDVNGDGRADLWARSADGRISQFLSAGATTLAPPTVIGTASLTSYPLAGTIGDTTGDGRADLLLTTAPRGTGTAGLNHLQGNAAGTGFSAGVPVGDGGWRWSQSAR; encoded by the coding sequence ATGAGAAGGAGAACGGCGCTCGGGGGGTGGGTGGCCGGCGGACTCGTCCTGGTGGCGGGCCTGGTCGTCACCGTACTGACAGCCCTGTCGGCACTGCTGGCACCGGCGCCGCCGACCGCGCGGGCCGCGCCCGTGCAGGCCGCGGTGGAAGCCGCCACCGTGCGGACGCTCACGTACAACGTCTGCGGCGCGGCCCCCTGCCAGAGCCAGAAGCCGCTCACCGAATGGGCCGACGGCCTCGTGCGGGCGATCGGCTCCGGGGCCGGCAGGGCCGACGTGGTGGCGCTCCAGGAGATGTGCCGGGGCCAGTACGACGAGCTGCGCCGGGTCCTGCCCGGCTACGCGGGCGTGTGGACCAGTACGCAGAAGGCCACCGGCTGTGCCAAGTGGGCCGGGGAGGGCGGTGACACCAGCTTCGGCCAGGCGCTGCTGATCAGGGGAGACCAGAGCTCGGTCACCGGGATGTCCGCCGTGGTGACCCCCGCCGACCCGGTCAGGATGACGGCGGCCCGCTCCGTCGTCTGCGCGAGGGCGCCCGTCGGCGGGCGCACCGTCCTGGCCTGCGGGACGCACCTGGTGCAGGACCCCGTCACACAGAGCGGCACCCCGGTGCTGATGCGCAGCATCGAGGACTGGGCGGACGGGCTGCCGGTCGTCCTGGCCGGGGACTTCAACGCGGAACCCGGCAGCGACCTCCTCAAGCCCGTCTTCGACGGAGCGCCCGGCATCCTGTCCCTCGCCGACGCGGGAGCCACCGGTCCGGAGCCCACCGCATGGGACAAGGACAAGAACAAGGGGAACGGGGAGAAGGGCGACTGGGGGCCCAGGATCGACCTCACCTTCTTCAGCCGTCAGGACTTCCGCGACCTGAACAGCACGGCCGAGGAGACCGGGCTGACCCCGAAGGACCACAAACTGGTCCGCGCCACCGCCGTCTTCACCGAGCGCCCGCACGCCGAAGGAGACCTCACCGGCGACGGCACGCCCGACCTGCTCGCCGTCCAGGACGACGGCTCGCTGCGGCTCCACCCCGGGCTCGGCAACGGCCGTTTCGCCCCCTACCGCACCATCGCCACCAGCGGCTTCGAGGGCGCCGACGTCAGCCATCGCGGCGACTGGAACGGCGACGGCCGCGAGGACGTCGTCGCCCGGATCGGCGACGAGCTGTGGATCTACCCCAACCGCGGCGACGGCCGCCTCGGCGACCGCATCCCGATGGGCGGGCGCCCCGACAAATGGGCCGGCGTCACCGTGCTCGCCGCCGGTGACGTGAACGGCGACGGGCAGCCCGACCTGGTGGCCCGCGGTGGTGGCGGCCTGTTCCTGCACCCGGGAGCCACCGGTACCGACCCGGCCCTGCCCCACAAGGCCGAGCCCCTGGCGGGCGCGGAGTGGAGGGACTACGAGATCCTCACGCCCGGTGACGTGAACGGTGACGGCCGCGCCGACCTCTGGGCCCGCTCCGCCGACGGGAGGATCAGCCAGTTCCTGTCCGCCGGGGCCACGACGCTCGCCCCGCCCACCGTGATCGGAACCGCCTCCCTGACCTCGTACCCGCTCGCCGGCACCATCGGTGACACGACCGGGGACGGTCGCGCCGACCTGCTGCTCACCACCGCGCCCAGGGGCACCGGCACCGCGGGCCTGAACCACCTCCAGGGCAACGCGGCCGGCACCGGCTTCTCCGCGGGCGTGCCCGTCGGCGACGGCGGCTGGCGCTGGAGCCAGTCGGCCCGCTGA
- a CDS encoding HNH endonuclease has protein sequence MPHVLVLNASYEPLGVVPLRRALVLVLENKAISLEESGAFLHSATRAVPAPSVVRLKRFVRVPYRGPVPLTRRALFARDGGRCMYCGAVATSVDHVIPRSRGGQHAWDNVVAACRRCNHVKADRHLVDLGWRLRHQPAPPSGLAWRIIGTGHRDPCWMPYLQPYGAEDALDRIGVPATATAVAS, from the coding sequence GTGCCGCACGTCCTGGTCCTCAACGCGTCGTACGAGCCCCTCGGCGTCGTACCGCTCCGTCGCGCGCTCGTCCTCGTCCTGGAGAACAAAGCGATCTCCCTGGAAGAATCCGGCGCCTTCCTGCACAGCGCGACAAGGGCCGTCCCCGCGCCCAGCGTGGTTCGGCTCAAGCGCTTCGTACGGGTCCCCTACCGGGGGCCCGTTCCACTCACCCGTCGCGCGCTGTTCGCCCGGGACGGTGGCCGCTGCATGTACTGCGGGGCCGTCGCCACCAGCGTCGACCACGTCATCCCGCGCAGCCGGGGAGGGCAGCACGCGTGGGACAACGTCGTCGCCGCGTGCCGCCGCTGCAATCACGTCAAGGCCGACCGGCACCTCGTCGACCTCGGCTGGCGCCTGCGCCATCAGCCGGCTCCGCCGTCGGGGCTGGCCTGGCGGATCATCGGGACGGGGCACCGGGATCCGTGCTGGATGCCGTACCTCCAGCCGTACGGTGCCGAGGATGCGCTGGACCGCATCGGCGTCCCGGCGACGGCGACGGCCGTGGCCTCCTGA
- a CDS encoding beta-N-acetylglucosaminidase domain-containing protein, which yields MQLRGSKRATAAAVAVIGTLLGGTVVAGPPAAFASPASPSAPDTPSPPTTSDAPGAPGTPAAPSPVRGPAPAAAPAPVPLLGPGSDPAREAAAGPAVWPRPQSMATDPAREVPLGAEAVLVLPAGVDPYAVQVVREALGGAGVRTLHERSEGAPLPERIPVVRLQGPEAERALRALGADGPGDLPDGGYRLAVGRADGRDTVALAGVGDDGLFHAEQTVRQLLAPGGGKVPGVLVRDWPSAPVRGITEAFYGAPWTAAQRLEQVEFMGRTKQNRLLLAPGDDPYRTAEWRRDYPRPRAEELRALAERARANKVVLAWAVAPGQSMCLASSADRAALARKLDAMWDLGFRAFQVQFQDVSYTEWGCRADRERYGKGPAAAAKAHAEVAGELAAHLARHHPGAPALSLLPTEYYQEGATAYRTALAGALDGRVEVAWTGVGVLPRTITGREVAGARSALGHPLVTMDNYPVNDWDPGRIFLGPLVGRVPVVAGGSAAVLANAMPQGTLSRIPLFTAADFTWNPRGYRAGDSWAAAVASLAGPDPRAREALAALAGNNASSGLAQPESAYLAPLAEEFWRARGAGDPAAGDRLRAAFRVLREAPERLPGLADEAGPWFSRLARYGTAGELALDVLQAQARGDGAAAWRASQALSAARAELSGPDTVRVDEAVLDPFLVRAAAEADTWTGAARDPGTVRREPDAWTVQLSGARPVSVVTVMTDPLPPGSRGAVVEAHLPGEGWRKVAEAAASGWTQADVGGLRADAVRLIWSGPAPAVHSLVPWPADGPEARFELPDAVDAEIGGAPRRVAAELSALRPGEVRGTLSATPPPGIEVRLPGTAAAPRGTRVSVPVEVVVAAGTAPGTYEVPVAFGSETRTLEVRAHPRTGGPNLLRSAVASSSADETPAFPASAVLDDSPVTRWSSPAADGAWWQARLAAPARIGLLRLRWQEAYPSRFRVETSVDGVTWHPSAVVASRGGEDSVHLDPAAPAARFVRVTCEARATRYGCSLLGAEAFALAP from the coding sequence GTGCAGCTCAGGGGCAGCAAGCGGGCCACGGCCGCGGCCGTCGCCGTCATCGGCACGCTGCTGGGCGGCACGGTGGTCGCGGGACCGCCCGCCGCCTTCGCCTCGCCGGCCTCGCCCTCCGCTCCCGACACTCCCTCCCCGCCCACCACTTCTGACGCTCCCGGTGCACCCGGAACTCCCGCGGCCCCCTCCCCGGTGCGCGGCCCCGCGCCCGCCGCCGCACCCGCACCCGTCCCCCTGCTCGGCCCAGGCTCCGATCCGGCCCGCGAGGCCGCCGCGGGGCCCGCGGTGTGGCCGCGTCCGCAGTCCATGGCCACCGACCCGGCGCGCGAGGTGCCGCTGGGTGCCGAGGCCGTGCTGGTGCTCCCCGCCGGCGTGGACCCGTACGCCGTCCAGGTGGTCCGCGAGGCCCTGGGCGGGGCGGGCGTACGGACCTTGCACGAGCGGTCCGAAGGGGCGCCGCTTCCCGAACGGATCCCGGTCGTACGGCTCCAGGGACCGGAAGCGGAGCGGGCGCTGCGGGCCCTGGGCGCGGACGGGCCGGGCGATCTGCCGGACGGCGGCTACCGGCTGGCGGTGGGCCGGGCCGACGGGCGGGACACGGTCGCCCTGGCCGGCGTGGGCGACGACGGGCTGTTCCACGCCGAGCAGACGGTGCGCCAACTGCTGGCCCCGGGCGGCGGGAAGGTGCCGGGTGTCCTGGTGCGGGACTGGCCCTCCGCACCCGTGCGCGGGATCACCGAAGCGTTCTACGGGGCTCCGTGGACTGCCGCCCAGCGGCTCGAGCAGGTCGAGTTCATGGGCCGCACCAAACAGAACCGGCTGCTGCTCGCGCCCGGCGACGACCCGTACCGGACCGCGGAATGGCGCCGGGACTATCCGCGGCCGAGGGCCGAGGAGCTGCGGGCCCTGGCCGAACGGGCCCGCGCCAACAAGGTGGTGCTCGCCTGGGCGGTGGCGCCGGGGCAGTCGATGTGCCTGGCCTCCTCCGCCGACCGGGCCGCGCTCGCGCGGAAGCTGGACGCGATGTGGGACCTCGGATTCCGGGCGTTCCAGGTGCAGTTCCAGGACGTCAGCTACACGGAGTGGGGCTGCCGGGCCGACCGGGAGCGGTACGGGAAGGGGCCGGCGGCCGCCGCGAAGGCGCACGCGGAGGTCGCGGGCGAGCTGGCCGCGCACCTCGCCCGGCACCATCCGGGTGCGCCCGCGCTGTCGCTGCTGCCGACGGAGTACTACCAGGAGGGCGCGACGGCCTACCGGACCGCGCTGGCCGGGGCACTGGACGGCCGGGTGGAGGTCGCGTGGACGGGCGTCGGCGTACTGCCGCGCACGATCACCGGACGCGAGGTGGCCGGGGCGCGCTCCGCGCTCGGCCATCCGCTGGTCACCATGGACAACTACCCGGTCAACGACTGGGACCCGGGCCGGATCTTCCTCGGCCCCCTCGTGGGACGGGTCCCGGTGGTGGCGGGCGGTTCGGCGGCCGTGCTGGCCAACGCGATGCCCCAGGGCACGCTGTCGCGCATCCCGCTGTTCACGGCGGCGGACTTCACCTGGAACCCGCGCGGCTACCGGGCCGGCGACTCGTGGGCGGCGGCCGTCGCCTCGCTCGCCGGACCCGACCCCAGGGCCCGGGAGGCGCTGGCCGCACTGGCCGGGAACAACGCCTCCTCCGGCCTGGCCCAGCCCGAATCGGCGTACCTGGCACCGCTGGCCGAGGAGTTCTGGCGGGCGCGGGGCGCCGGCGACCCGGCGGCGGGCGACCGGCTGCGGGCCGCCTTCCGCGTCCTGCGCGAGGCCCCGGAGCGGCTGCCGGGCCTCGCCGACGAGGCGGGGCCCTGGTTCTCGCGGCTCGCGCGCTACGGGACGGCCGGGGAGCTGGCCCTCGACGTCCTCCAGGCGCAGGCGCGGGGGGACGGGGCGGCGGCCTGGCGGGCCTCGCAGGCCCTCTCCGCCGCCCGCGCCGAGTTGTCCGGGCCGGACACCGTCCGGGTCGACGAGGCGGTGCTGGACCCCTTCCTGGTACGGGCCGCGGCCGAGGCCGACACCTGGACCGGCGCGGCCCGCGACCCGGGCACCGTGCGCCGGGAGCCCGACGCGTGGACGGTCCAGCTGTCCGGCGCCCGCCCGGTGTCGGTGGTGACGGTGATGACCGACCCGCTGCCGCCCGGGAGCAGGGGCGCGGTGGTCGAGGCGCATCTGCCGGGCGAGGGCTGGCGCAAGGTCGCGGAAGCGGCCGCTTCGGGCTGGACCCAGGCGGACGTGGGCGGCCTGCGGGCCGACGCGGTCCGGCTCATCTGGTCGGGCCCGGCTCCGGCCGTGCACAGCCTGGTCCCGTGGCCGGCGGACGGCCCCGAAGCCCGCTTCGAGCTGCCGGACGCCGTGGACGCGGAGATCGGCGGGGCCCCGCGGCGGGTGGCGGCGGAACTGTCCGCGCTGCGTCCCGGCGAGGTCCGCGGGACCCTGTCCGCGACGCCGCCGCCGGGCATCGAGGTCCGCCTGCCGGGGACGGCCGCGGCCCCGCGCGGCACCAGGGTGTCCGTGCCGGTGGAGGTCGTGGTGGCCGCGGGCACCGCGCCGGGCACCTACGAGGTGCCGGTCGCCTTCGGCTCCGAGACCCGGACCCTGGAGGTCCGTGCCCACCCCCGAACGGGCGGCCCGAACCTGCTGCGCTCCGCCGTGGCCTCGTCCTCGGCCGACGAGACCCCGGCCTTTCCTGCTTCGGCGGTGCTGGACGACTCCCCGGTCACCCGCTGGTCCTCGCCCGCGGCCGACGGGGCGTGGTGGCAGGCGCGGCTGGCCGCGCCGGCCCGGATCGGACTGCTGCGGCTGCGGTGGCAGGAGGCGTACCCGTCCCGCTTCCGGGTGGAGACCTCGGTGGACGGCGTCACCTGGCACCCCTCCGCGGTGGTGGCCTCGCGCGGCGGGGAGGACTCGGTCCATCTGGACCCGGCGGCGCCGGCGGCCCGGTTCGTCCGCGTCACCTGTGAGGCCCGGGCCACCCGCTACGGCTGCAGCCTGCTCGGGGCGGAGGCCTTCGCGCTGGCCCCGTAG
- a CDS encoding DMT family transporter yields the protein MDRARTVSQTEQPAAEGAGAKKGAAGLGVLLALLATVVWSGSFVATRGMADSIPPVQAVFWRWTIATVAVAPFAARQAWQQRALIRKHFGYIALATLFGVTLYNTLVHQAGLTTSASNMGMIMAASPVIMALYARVGGERLGARRTFGLALAALGVLLLVGKGSIRFDFAAGDLWMFAAALSFATYSALLKRKPAELGGLAFLLTTFVLGALMLAPAYAVSVGVQGGFQVTPSTAGMLLYVGVCSSAVAFFAWNKAVSLIGAARAGVVYYLQPVCVAGLGLLLLGETTGPAQLVCMALILGGVGLGARR from the coding sequence ATGGACCGCGCCCGTACCGTTTCGCAGACAGAGCAGCCCGCCGCCGAGGGCGCCGGGGCGAAGAAGGGGGCCGCCGGCCTCGGCGTACTCCTCGCCCTGCTCGCGACGGTCGTCTGGTCCGGCAGCTTCGTCGCCACCCGGGGCATGGCCGACAGCATCCCGCCCGTCCAGGCCGTCTTCTGGCGCTGGACGATCGCCACCGTCGCGGTCGCCCCCTTCGCCGCCCGGCAGGCCTGGCAGCAGCGGGCCCTGATCCGCAAGCACTTCGGCTACATCGCCCTGGCCACCCTCTTCGGCGTCACCCTCTACAACACCCTCGTGCACCAGGCCGGACTGACCACCTCTGCCTCCAACATGGGCATGATCATGGCGGCCTCCCCGGTGATCATGGCCCTGTACGCCCGGGTCGGCGGCGAACGGCTCGGCGCCCGGCGCACCTTCGGACTCGCCCTCGCGGCCCTCGGCGTGCTGCTGCTGGTCGGCAAGGGCTCCATCCGCTTCGACTTCGCCGCCGGCGACCTGTGGATGTTCGCCGCCGCCCTGTCCTTCGCCACGTACAGCGCGCTCCTCAAGCGCAAGCCCGCCGAACTGGGCGGCCTCGCCTTCCTGCTCACCACCTTCGTCCTCGGCGCCCTGATGCTGGCCCCCGCCTACGCCGTGTCCGTCGGCGTCCAGGGCGGCTTCCAGGTCACCCCCTCCACCGCCGGAATGCTCCTCTACGTCGGCGTCTGCTCCTCCGCCGTCGCCTTCTTCGCCTGGAACAAGGCCGTCTCCCTCATCGGCGCCGCCCGCGCCGGAGTCGTCTACTACCTCCAGCCGGTCTGCGTCGCGGGCCTCGGCCTGCTGCTCCTCGGCGAGACGACCGGCCCGGCGCAGCTGGTGTGCATGGCGCTGATCCTCGGCGGCGTGGGTCTGGGTGCCCGGCGGTAG